A window of Syngnathus typhle isolate RoL2023-S1 ecotype Sweden linkage group LG9, RoL_Styp_1.0, whole genome shotgun sequence genomic DNA:
TCTTCATACACGTGTAAAGAACCTTTATGTCCTTACATGTAAGGAAGCTTTATGTTCCTTCATTTACGTGTGAGCTGATGTCATATGTCCCTTGAATGACTATGATGACGTTAATGTGTTCTCTTAACTACAACGCGGTGTGAAAAGtatggtttgtgtgtgtgtgcgcgtcaaATTGACCCTTTCAACCCCAGTAGGGTTGTTTGAACCCTGCATTTTTAAGAGTTCAAAGTTGTGTTCAAGTAATTTCACAAATCTTGACAAAGTTTAGAAGGTACAGACACAGAGAAGGTACATTTGTAACAAAACCAGTAAGCCATAAAACGGTCACCTTACACAACACAAGTGAAGGCACAAGCTGATATGTGCTTTCTCACTTGAAAAATTTCCACTGCACAAAAAGTGCAACAAACTATTCAGAGGCACAAAATGTATCAGGTTGGTTCCTTCTTGCTACTTCTCGCAGACCCTCAGTGGACACTTGATTGGGTACCCCCGAACACCTAAAGCAATGGCTCTTACCCTTGTTGGAGTTACCGAACCCCACCactttcatatgcgcattcacccaACCCGTCTTTagtgaaaaatacatttatttaattgatttatcGAATtaacaatatttgttttcaaattcaagacacagATGTGTTTTACTGATGCACAAAATTAGCCTTGCATAAtaatcaccttgttcaaagaactcACAATAACATACCTGCAAATAAAtatgcctttgcgagaccagttcagatatgacGAATCTCACGAATATCACGAATTTACAccataaatcaggtgtgttcggacctccgcagtggaggctctgccgaacccctgagaccgactcaccgaacccctaggttTCGACTGAACCCAGGTTAGGAACCACTGATTTAAGTAAATGTTGGAGAGACAAAATCAATTCAATTCATTACACTCTTAGCCCATGGAATATGATTGTTCTTACCTAATGTGCAGACTGCAATTTTAAAGCATGTCTCTTTAATTGCTTTTTGATGAGTTGGATGTGTTATCTTAACTACAAAGCGGTGTGGCAATTCCGATGAAAAGTgtggtttgtttgtgtgcatgtgtgtgtgtgtgtgtgtgtgtgtaatttcaCAAATTCTGACAAAGTTTAGAAGGTACAGACACAGAGAAGGTCAATTTGTAACAAAACCAGTAAGCCATAAAACGGTCACCTTACACAACACAAGTAAAGGCACAAGCACTTCGCTTAGCTTGAAAACACGATGGAATCGGACGGAAAAGGAGAATCGGAATGCTTCTCGATGTAATTCAGTTGAACATTAGGCAAAAGCCACACCCAGAGGCACTGATATGTGCTTTCTCACTTGAATATTTTCCACTGCACAAAAAGTGTaacaaactaccgtattttctggactataaggcgcacctaaaaacctaaatttttctcaaaagccgacagtgcgccttatagtccggtgcgccttatatagggatcaaattcctaaatttaaactggcccgaaccattgtgtcatgaaatcaatcataagtggtccgctgaagactatgaatcatgaatcaaaaagactatggatcattattttgtgattataaggtaacttgttgtgtctgaagttgaaataaaaaagataaaatggagaatgatttgatttggattaaaaatctgacatgatgcattgttggtgcgccttatagtccggtgcgccttatataaggacacagttttaaaatgggccattcattgaaggtgcgccttatagtccggtgcgccttatagtccggaaaatacggtaactattCAGAGGCACAAAATGTATCAGGTTGGTTGTTTCTTGCTGCTTCTTGCAGACCCTcagtggacacttcattaggtaccccTGAACACCTAAAGCTTTGGTGGACAGAAGCACAAAAATGCAGTCACAAGTATTGGAAGCACAGTTGTGAGGTGTGGGGTTCAACCCTGAGCCCAGCTAGTGTCTGATGTCTCAACTTGGCTTGGGGTCTGTGTCCAAGATAGGTTTGAAAAGGAGCCCTTTTGGGAAGAGACTGAATGATGTACGAAACATCCTAAATGTGGCATGCACTTGCAACATTGTATTGTAGCATTCTATATCCGAACTGAATGTGAAGAGGGGCTGTAACTCAAGGTCATGTCATCTGCTTTGATATGAAGACAGAATTAAGTACAAGGTAATACATTACACAAATGGTTTGCGTATAGGGCTTTTTTCATAATGGTAAattcgatttcttttttttttattaacaatatTATTTTGTTGGCCAACCAATACATACACAAATGCTGCTtcgttaaaacaaaacaaaacattctgcATTGGAAGAACGATCTGAAATTCTATACCAATTCGTTAAAGCTTATAAACACTTAGAATGCTGTAAAACTGACCTCATTTATTAAAAGGCTGTCTCTGTAAGATATTTGCTCTGGCTGTATATTCTTTGTGAATAAGATGGAGTTGcagttaaatgtgtttttattttgtttgtacttttttcattttaggttttttttgtgtgtgtgcgctttggtttgtttgttttgtggttttttttttaaattggggatttcttattttgtttttgtcggcTTGTAGTCGGTCGTGTTATTATACcaaatgtgtttgaataaaagcttGAACTAGTATCGGGGAagtcttattttgtttttgtcggcTTGTAGTACGTGGTGCTATTATActtaatgtgtttgtgtttgaataaaaggttgaactagaaaaaaaaatggtgtgtaTTTGTTCGCCTGCGTGCTGTGCGCCATGTGTTGTGGGAAGTAGATCCaactatatatttattttaaacaaaacaaaacaaaatatttgttcgCCTGCGTGCTGTGCGCCATGTGTTGTGGGAAGTAGATCCaactatatatttattttaaacaaaacaaaacaaaacaaaacaacaaaacaaaacaaaacaaaacaaaacaaaacaaaacaaaacaaaacaaaacaaaacaaaacaaaacaaaacaaaacaaaacaaaacaaaacaaaacaaaacaaaacaaaacaaaacaaaacaaaacaaaacaaaacaaaacaaaacaaaacaaaacaaaacaaaaacacccttCTCCCGCGCGTCTCACCAACTCCCAAAACGAACACACCCTCACTCTGGTAAACCTCGCAGTTTATCGCGTTGTTTGGGCACAGCTGATCGTTCGCCTGCCTCTTACACAAAATAAAGCAGGCCGGCGGGCTAACCCGCCACACAGTTACTTGCTCAGGAGCAAGGGAGGTTGTCGGGCCACTAGCAAGAAGGAACTGCCTGGACGGTAATTAAGGAACTCTCATCTCACTCCGCCATGGAACTCTGCACTGTCGCGAccagctaacgttagcatcgTCCCGATTGACAGGGACCGATGGCCAAAGAAATCCCCGAGGCGGTTAGCTTAAATTtcaatgttgttgtttattaAAAGCCACACTCGGTCACCATGTCCTACTGCGGCAACCTGGTATGGGATGTAAACAAACGCCTCATCGGATACAGCGAGCCGAACACCATTCGGACGAACTATTTGGGTAAGAATGAAACATGGAGAGTAACGCTAGCGTGTTTGGAACGTAGTGGTTTGTAGCCCCTGCCCCCCTATGCTCCTCTCCCTATTTGTTTTTAGGACGGTAATAACACTGTAGCACCGACATTTAATTTCTTAATAGATTCATACTTGCActcatgtcattgtcagattaattTACTTAAGAGGTTCTTGATTTACGAAGtgaattatttatgagttattgGTCCTTCCGATGGCACCGCCGTCAAGCTGTATCCACCCGAGTACTGAAGCAGGTGCCTCTGAGTTTTTATCATTGCTGTATTTAACTTGACAGTGATTAACTTGAAGCTCGCATTGTGTTCAGTTACACTGcaagagcagcagcggcggcagcactCCCAGTTTATATTTAGCTTGGAAAAGGAGAAGGGTGACAACTTGTGGGTTGTGTTCCAGTCGCACGCGTATTTTTCTCCCCACATAACGACCTATATGTCAAATATGATTCTGGCTCAAAATGCATTTATGTAAGAATGATATGGTCTGCACCTAACCTAATgggcaagaaaacaaaatgccattgttaaatgccatgaGGATAAAGTTGTGTGCTGCTGCGATTTGGGGAGATCTAGGGGAGATCTGTGAACTTCTTGAAACCCTGACATAACAAACAATGTAAAGTGAATTTTTTTCCAGCCTCTAACAGTTGTCATCAGAAAATCTTAATCAATAATACAGGTAATGTTGTCAGCAACATAAACTTCAAGGGGGAACTAAACCCAAGACAGCAAATGGCTCAGTTTTGGTCCATATCGTCTTTATCAGCCGCTGTTTACTTAAATAGTCAAAGTATTTAttccaaaaaatacatttaaaacatcACATCTATCTTTGTTTTTGCATCTCTCcaataaaaaaatgctttaatatGCATTTAAATTCATTGTAAAGTTGAAGGATTCGATGCatttaagtaaaaaataaatttcccaTTAATTGTTTATTTCATCAATAATCCCATTTTAACATTTTCAGAGGGTTTATTTGCCCTTTAGCTGTCCTTTTAAACGTTAAGTGAAGTAAACCACTGTATTAGGGATGTCCCAATCATGTTGCTTTACACCCAAGTGCACCTTGATCCGATACCTTGGAAATGCAttaagaagtaaaaaaaataaataaagtgcacATCCAAATTGGCTCAACTGTGTTAATTTACAGGGCTGTGAATAAGTATTTGCACTTTTCATATTCAAATTCTCATTTCAGCGCATATTTTTTTGAATAGTTTTGCCCTTTAACTTTTAAAGTCATTGGTAGTTTTATTTATGACAGTATTAGAGGTGCAATGGTGTGTCTGTAtgatattataattatatagtAATATTGTTATAATTGGCAGAAGCCCCAAAACATATTTCCTTTGTTATCTGCAGGTAGAAGAGAGTTTGTTCAGAGACTGAAGCTAGAAGCAACGCTCAATATCCACGATGGCTGTGTGAGTACCTCCTTTGTTGACGTTGACTTCAGGACCACATAAACCTGACAAACTAACAAAACAGTGGTGGTCGATCAATAACCACTTTGTTGTGAAAATGCAGTTATGTTACGTGAACTGAGTCTGAATGTGGCTGATTTGTTATTGGCTGGCTGTGTCGGTCGGGGGTGGACTTTTATTTGGAGGTGTGAGCTCGCATTGTGAGTTGACAACGGAGAAGTAAATAGCAATGATGTCTCTGATTAATTGACGTGGACTCGACTATTATCTTGTGTCACTGTGCGCTGACTCTTTGACTCCCTTCAGGTCAACACGATATCGTGGAACGAGACGGGAGAATACATCCTGTCCGGTTCAGATGATACCTTCCTGGCCATTACCAACCCGTACAAGAAAAAGGTCTGTAGAGAAAAGGGTCAGGAAATAAAGGATTTTGAAATAATCTGTGTAGAAAAGGTAAAAACTGTGAATCTTTCTCGCTGTCTTGATGCGAATGACGTAGATGtaatgttgagtttttttttttttttttgggatactCTCATGTGCTTCACGGATCTTGTTTTTCAAGATTCCCATTTCGAACTTTGAGTTGAAAAAGTGCCGCATGTGCGTTTCCTGCACTGTCAGTTGGAATGAATTTTACAAATGTTTAAGTATTTGATAAAGGGATGAAACTCAAGCcaagttgatttttaaaaccaaaTCATTGATTGATGGCCAAAACAATGACCTCATGAATTGTTATTAAAGTAATCCTTAGTTGCAGCCCAAGATAAAACCAGTTCCCCCTTTTTAGTGGCCACTTGTTTCTTTTTGACTTCCTCAGGTGAAAAAGTCAATACGGTCCGGCCACCGGGCCAATATCTTCAGCGCAAAGTTCATGCCCCACACCAACGACCAGGAGATCATCTCCTGCTCTGGGGATGGAATCCTCTACTACACCCGCACAGAAAAGAGTGCAGAGTTCAACAGACAGTGTCAGTTTACTTGCCATTACGGCACCGCCTATGAGGTCAACAAAAACGCTTCAGAAATCCCTCTGTGACAATGTTCTCTGTCTAACTTGGTCGTTGGCTGTGTCGCCAGATTATGACAGTACCAAACGACCCCTACACCTTCTTGTCGTGCGGGGAGGATGGCACGGTGCGATGGTTTGATCTCCGCACGAAAACCAGCTGCACGAAAGAGGATTGCAAAGATGTACGGTGATCACAAATAGCTTCCTGGTCGTTAGAGACTACGATTTACACTCCATTATTCTCATTAATTTCAATAGCTATCAAAAAGATCATAATTCTTACTTACAGCCCAAGTTACCAAATATAGTGAGAACCCGACCCACACTGCTTTCAAATGAAAAGCATCATTCAGATCATGGCCAACCTGTCTGATGGATGCATTGCAATGACAACAGAAATTCCCGCTTTGGTGTTTGACAGGACATCCTGATCAATTGCCGAAGAGCGGCTACGTCTATATCGATCTCGCCGCTGATGCCCTACTACCTGGCGGTGGGCTGTTCAGACAGTTCTGTGCGCATCTATGACAGACGTATGCTGGGAACCAGGGCCACAGGTCAGTACGAACTGCAGTTGCAGCAAAAATAATGGCACGCTGCCTTTTGTTTATTGCTCGAGTCCTTTCCTAGGTAACTACATGGGCCGGGGGACAACGGGCATGTGCGTGAGGTTCGTGCCGGCTCATCTGTCCAACAAATCGTGTCGGGTGACGTCGCTATGCTACAGCGAGGACGGCCAAGAGGTGCTGGTCAGCTATTCATCAGACTACATCTACCTGTTTGACCCCAAAGACGATCAGGCCCGAGAGTTGAAGGGCCCCTCGgaggagaggagggaggaggtAAGGACAACAGAGGAACAAATCTTGGAAATCACAGGGTCTTTGACCACAGGTGGCATTTGATACTCTAGCTGAAGTCGGGAAAGCAACATCACATCGACTTTCCATCACGGTGCCAGTGATTCAATGCCTCGTGAGGTCAGCTGTGGCGAGATGCAACCCAACATTCCTTTCCAAATAGAGCAACCCACGCACACTGTGTTCCCACTCACCTCAAATACTTCAAGTGGATGTTATGTTAAACTGTTTATGTGCGTGCGTGACCTGTAGCTCAACTTTCTCTGACTGAATGAGCAGGTCACTCCACTTCTTACCATCTCAGTCCCTGACTTCCTCATTTAAGTGTTGATACCTGGAAGACCTCAGTCTTCCATTTCTGGCCCTTTCAAAGATAGGGACAGGCATGGGAGAGGGTGGAGGGGATGAGGGCTCACGGAAAGTAAAGGCAACATGGTGCTCTGTGAGAGAGGGGCAGACTGACTGAGATGTGCATTGTTTGGCTTTGGCAGTGCATCTATTTTTGAACACGCTTTGATTGACAAGCTGCTAAtcttccagtgtgtgtgtgtgtgtgtgtgtgtgcctgcctgcgtgtgtgtttcCACAGCTTAGGCAGCCGCCAGTTAAGCGCCTTCGTTTGCGAGGTGACTGGTCAGATACTGGACCCCGAGCTCGTCCTGAGAGTGAGAGGGAGAGAGATGGTAAGTATATCGCCCTTGATTGCCAACACCATGACTCCTGCAAATATATCTCTTGGTTAATTTGCCAAAAAGACATAATATGGCCATACAAACGTACTCCACTCTACACAATGTACAGAAAGtaggtcaaatattaaaaaaggcATCTAACATCACTATTGTTGGATATTGTGAGAGAAGTGTTCATTTGACAACATTTCCATATTATCAAGTGCGCACAGTATTCCATAGTAGCTTATTGAGGGAACCTGGATCATATATTGGATTTAGTCGTCCCTTTGTCAGATCTACAGAGATTTTCTTGTGAATAGGTCACATTTGTTGTAAGGTCCATGGCTGAGCTGGAGATGACAATATTTAAGCTTCTTTTGAAAGCTGACTATTTTGGGCAACTTGACATGTATTCTCATAAACAGCTGGAGGATGCCTAATAGGTGATAACCAATAACCATGCATTTGTGGTTGTCTAAGTAATGGCAGTCATTTGCTGGATCTTGTTTGAATTAGATTGTCCACCTCATGCCGTGTTtagtgttatatatatatatatatccaaacCTCTTTCATCAATTTCTCACGtcctttattttattaatcGTTCTTGTCATGATACAGAAACGttgttactttttatttttcccttccaGGGGAACAGAGCCCCAACGTGTCCTTAATGCAGAGGATGTCGGATATGTTGTCACGCTGGTTCGAGGAAGCCAGTGAGGCTCAGAGCAGTAGAGGAACTCGCCCTCAGTCGCGACCCCGAGGTGGAACATTTTGTTTCTCCATAAACCTGTTTTACAGGAAGATTTGTTTACTGTGTGTAATATATATTTGATCAAATCATCTTGCTTCTAGGAACGACCATTCGTCCCAATATTCCCGTCGCCACTGTAAGTGCCGCCAGCCAGGAGATCAGCTCCCTCGAGAGGTCAGCAGCAGCTGACGCCCTGGCCTTGCAAAGCAGtcctgctgcggcggcggcgtcctCGCCTGCCTCTTCTTCTGCACCTGCGTTATCCTCAGCTGCTACTGCAACACCGTCTTCCAGCACATCATCAGTCGAGAGATCAGCATCGTCATTGCGGAGACAGACTCCTACTCCAGGAACGGCCGCGTCAGAAACTGCCCTCTCCGGTAAGTGTCAACCTGTTAGGTAGATTTTAAATGGTGACGTATTATTGAAGAGTTACTTTTTTATTCTTCATATTTGTGTATTTGGGGTGCCACATAGTGTGTgaaattccatccattttctatatcgcTTGTCCCcgcgggggtcgcgggcgtgctggagcctatctcagcagtcatcgggcagtaggcgggggacaccctaccTTCAGCAACATGTCCTCCATTTTTCGTTGTCCCTCCTCCATAAAATCTCCACCCTTTCTCCCTTCGCCTCTCTATCAGAGTACGGCCCTCATCGGCTGCCCATAAGTTTAGTGTGTAGACGTTTGCAGAGGTTACTTCGCCTGGCCGACCCCCCAGGACAGGGGCGCCGAGCGGCCCCTtcttctgcctcctcctcctcttcttcttctgcccCTCCGGAAAGACTGGAAGCCACTGCTGTTCCTGAGACTCAACCCCACACAGGTTACCCTCACCCAAACCcgcttcttgtcttttttttcttttcttttttttgcctgagATAacccctaccccccccccaccctgcgGTTTTCCCCTTGACATGCTTGTGTAGATCTAGTTAGGCTCCACAATGACCACTAATCCCTTTGTGATCTCTCCTCCATTCACAGAAATACCACCATGTGCTTATTTTATTAACATGCCACGAGCCTCTCTTATGTGGATATCACtttcattcattcacaataGCAGGACGGGAGAAGAGAGAGTGAAACTTCCGACTATGATGGGATATACATACACCATTTACAATATGTCTCTAATATTGTATTATATCCAAATTGCTGTATCAGAGTCATAACAAGGATGACTAATATTGTCTTCATACATGTAGATGTAGTCGTTATGACAGGACATGTGGTCAGTGCTATCTTGTGGTGTGGTAtccaaaataccgtattttccggactataagacaaTACtctaactttttattttttttatttttaaaaagctgtTGTTCTCCACCATGTTGCATCACTCCAGATCCttcttcaagattcaagagtttttattcttgCGGTTTTACTTGCAGTCCGAACCCTGTTCCGGCATGTACACAGTCAGCCGTCTGCTTTACTGGCAGTTTAATGTCTTTTAGAACTGTTTGAGTTCCTTCGCCAATAAATTAACTTTGTGTGATTTCTGTTGTGCTCACCGCATGTTTGGCATCACGTGTAAGGGAAGGCAAAAGAAGATTTACTGCATTGCCAATCTCTAAGTAAAGATAATGTATTCATGTTCTTGCTCTAGCCAGAAGTTAGATTTGTTGGTGTTGTGTAACACCGAATTTCTAATAGagctattttttttgtgggggggggggtacctcATATGTCTGTCACTTGCATTCTATTTCTGTGCATTGTGTCTGTGCAGCAATGTTTGGCCTACATATGGTAGTTGcctttattttctatttctcttatttatttatattttgcagATTCCCCTTCATCGGTTGTAAACAAGCAACTGGGATCCATGACTCTAGATGAACAGCACGGTGCGTCTTGAAACCACTTGCTCTTGTTCACGTTGTGGCATGAGAATAAATAGAATTTCAGAGGTTTATAAGAAGATGTATAttaataacaaaaacaacatttttgaaCCATTGCTGctgttgtgtatgtgtgcgctCTTGCCCCACAGGAGGCGTATCTTTTTCGCAGTCTGACGATGCTTCACTGCCACCCGTCTGCAACCCTCCCTCCACCTCCAACGCCAGCCGGTCCACTGCGGCGGAACCGGTGCTCAGCCTGCACTACAGCTCCGAGGGAACCACCGCCAGCACCATCAAACTGGACTTCACTGATGAATGGTGAGCCCATCAAAGACTTTTGCAACTGTACTTTAGTTTGCATACAAACAACCCAACGATGAGGAAAATGTTGTGAAACGATTCTACTTCTTCAGGAGTCGTAGCACATCCAGCTCTCCAGGCAGCGGCGGTCCAAAGGCATTTGAGACAGTGCAGAGCCGGCAGAGTGTATCCACAGAGAATCCTGTGCTGGAGCCACGTgagttatatatttttataatcaAAAGCTGTTAAGGCATTTGTGTTCTTATTTAAGAAATGAGTAAGAAGATATGCGcactgaaaaaaacacaaatctcTATCAAGTCAAAACCCTAcactagaaaaaacaacaacgtaaCTTTACCTAATTTTGTCCAGTAGAAAGTTCAACACTAAGCTcaaaacacaccaaaaaaatgtgcttttgtAATTCTCTTGAGCTGTCAATGCTTCTAATACCACAATGATTGGTTCTCAAACTTGGGGCATAATGATTTTAATTAAGTCCTTTGAGGTACCGAATTTGCAGTATCGTTGTTCTGCCCTCAGAATTGATTTCTTGATGTTAGAAAGGTAAGTGTACTTAAAACTGATTTATTGAATGTATATGTTGTGCTAAGAAATGTTTCCTATGTAAAGAAAAGCAGTTATTTATAGTTCAGAAGCGAACCGGAGCTTTACTTTGAAACACACCAGAAGTTGTGcgtatttttttgttgaagcGACTTAACAAGCACTTGGTTTGAGAGACGGTAACGTTTCTCGCGTCATCCAGGTGAATCTTTCTCTTCTTGTTTGATAAATGGCAAAAATGCCAATCAGTCAAagatgtatttgttttattgacTTTCATTTTAAATTTAACAGTGATGAATTTATTAACTTAAGTGTATGaatctttcccccccccaacattTGACTCTTCAGCGCAGCAGAGTCAGGCCTCGGCCACAACAGAGCCTTCAAGCGACCCCTCCTGCTCTAGTACTCACAACAAGTTGACCGCCAATGGCCCACCGGAAGGCTCGTCAAAGGATAGGAGTCCGGCAGACGCTCCGGAGGAAACTTCTGGGGACTGCCGGAGACAGGAACCCACGGGGGGTGAGGGGTCGGATGTGGTTCCGACGGTGACTGAAGGCCAGGGCCAGCCCGCAAGGGGGCACCAGGACTCTGACGACAGTGACGACGACCCCATCCTCATCCCGTCAACCAGGTATCGAGGACAAGGCCAGAGGTACGTTAAATGGGTCGACTCTCATGAACTCAATATTTGCCTTCTCGCATGTCAAGTTTTATCATTGATTGTCATACTGCACATCTAGAGCAAATTCCAGAGGATCTGCAGTAGGAGATAGAATGATCAGGTAACAGTGTGTGTCATGAGGGCAACTAATGTACACACAGAACTAACTGTCGTGCATGTGGGTACTGATGCCACCGAGTGTGTGATGCACGGAGCAAGACTCATCAGCGATGGAACTTTGTGATTTTCTAGGAATTTTGTAGAAGTCATTTCgaaaatatttttatgtatGTAAAGTGTTGTTGTACTCCGTTCGATGCACTGTATCTGTTTCCTAATTCTTGTGAGAAATCATTGTCAGTGTCTTCAGATGAATTAATAGAATTGTTTATTAATAATAACATTAAACCTATATTGAGCAAATTTGATGATTTCAGAAGTGTATCATACTGGTACATAGTCAGTACCCAGAAGCTGCTCTGACTTTCTAAAAGACAGTCACAGATGCATTTCAGATAGCAATGAGAAGAAAACCGCCATCATGGTCCAATTAAAACAATCAAACTAAATACAAATCAATTAATCACAAATACAAGCTATGTTATTCAATACTTGTCAAAATAAAATTCTTGTTTTATTAATCAGGGATTATACAGAACATTGAGTTTCACAAATTTGACCCTTCATTGTCCTTAAATGATGTTGAATCCACTTAAAATGTCCTGTAAATTTTAGGGTTTGataaatttacatttttgttgCATTCTAGCAGCATATTGTTGGGCTTCATCAATTGAATCATTAGAATGAttcagttattttttatttgctcaTTCCAGCGAAGTGTCTTATTTGCTTGGCTGGCTATTTGTAAGGTGGTCATATTTTAGTTATGTTAGGTCTTGGTTTCATCATAGTGGCTTCAAAAAAGTCCAACTTCCCTTAAGCCAGAAGATAAACCCAAAAGCCTACACAGAACATAACACGTGTAATAAGACATGTCGCAATATGACgcactacaattttttttttgtcccaccCTGAGGAAGATGCGGATATTGTGATACTATACTGATATTGTGTGCTTGAGTTGTAGTGgctgctcttcttttttttttttttgcctgtcaCAAGCTCGTGCCAGCCTAAATCGAAAGCATGAGGTTACAACCGTGCACGTTGAGTCACACGG
This region includes:
- the dcaf6 gene encoding DDB1- and CUL4-associated factor 6 isoform X1, with protein sequence MSYCGNLVWDVNKRLIGYSEPNTIRTNYLGRREFVQRLKLEATLNIHDGCVNTISWNETGEYILSGSDDTFLAITNPYKKKVKKSIRSGHRANIFSAKFMPHTNDQEIISCSGDGILYYTRTEKSAEFNRQCQFTCHYGTAYEIMTVPNDPYTFLSCGEDGTVRWFDLRTKTSCTKEDCKDDILINCRRAATSISISPLMPYYLAVGCSDSSVRIYDRRMLGTRATGNYMGRGTTGMCVRFVPAHLSNKSCRVTSLCYSEDGQEVLVSYSSDYIYLFDPKDDQARELKGPSEERREELRQPPVKRLRLRGDWSDTGPRARPESERERDGEQSPNVSLMQRMSDMLSRWFEEASEAQSSRGTRPQSRPRGTTIRPNIPVATVSAASQEISSLERSAAADALALQSSPAAAAASSPASSSAPALSSAATATPSSSTSSVERSASSLRRQTPTPGTAASETALSEYGPHRLPISLVCRRLQRLLRLADPPGQGRRAAPSSASSSSSSSAPPERLEATAVPETQPHTDSPSSVVNKQLGSMTLDEQHGGVSFSQSDDASLPPVCNPPSTSNASRSTAAEPVLSLHYSSEGTTASTIKLDFTDEWSRSTSSSPGSGGPKAFETVQSRQSVSTENPVLEPPQQSQASATTEPSSDPSCSSTHNKLTANGPPEGSSKDRSPADAPEETSGDCRRQEPTGGEGSDVVPTVTEGQGQPARGHQDSDDSDDDPILIPSTRYRGQGQRANSRGSAVGDRMIRRSAAARIQELFRRRKERREMEESETQNIRRPSVKMVYKGHRNSRTMIKESCFWGNNFVMSGSDCGHIFIWDRHTAEHLMLLEADNHVVNCLQPHPYDPILASSGIDYDIKIWSPLERSPSFNRVLADEVITRNELMLEETRNTITVPASFMLRMLASLNHIRSDRLEGDRSEGSGQENEDEH
- the dcaf6 gene encoding DDB1- and CUL4-associated factor 6 isoform X2; translated protein: MSYCGNLVWDVNKRLIGYSEPNTIRTNYLGRREFVQRLKLEATLNIHDGCVNTISWNETGEYILSGSDDTFLAITNPYKKKVKKSIRSGHRANIFSAKFMPHTNDQEIISCSGDGILYYTRTEKSAEFNRQCQFTCHYGTAYEIMTVPNDPYTFLSCGEDGTVRWFDLRTKTSCTKEDCKDDILINCRRAATSISISPLMPYYLAVGCSDSSVRIYDRRMLGTRATGNYMGRGTTGMCVRFVPAHLSNKSCRVTSLCYSEDGQEVLVSYSSDYIYLFDPKDDQARELKGPSEERREELRQPPVKRLRLRGDWSDTGPRARPESERERDGEQSPNVSLMQRMSDMLSRWFEEASEAQSSRGTRPQSRPRGTTIRPNIPVATVSAASQEISSLERSAAADALALQSSPAAAAASSPASSSAPALSSAATATPSSSTSSVERSASSLRRQTPTPGTAASETALSEYGPHRLPISLVCRRLQRLLRLADPPGQGRRAAPSSASSSSSSSAPPERLEATAVPETQPHTDSPSSVVNKQLGSMTLDEQHGGVSFSQSDDASLPPVCNPPSTSNASRSTAAEPVLSLHYSSEGTTASTIKLDFTDEWSRSTSSSPGSGGPKAFETVQSRQSVSTENPVLEPPQQSQASATTEPSSDPSCSSTHNKLTANGPPEGSSKDRSPADAPEETSGDCRRQEPTGGEGSDVVPTVTEGQGQPARGHQDSDDSDDDPILIPSTRYRGQGQRRSAAARIQELFRRRKERREMEESETQNIRRPSVKMVYKGHRNSRTMIKESCFWGNNFVMSGSDCGHIFIWDRHTAEHLMLLEADNHVVNCLQPHPYDPILASSGIDYDIKIWSPLERSPSFNRVLADEVITRNELMLEETRNTITVPASFMLRMLASLNHIRSDRLEGDRSEGSGQENEDEH
- the dcaf6 gene encoding DDB1- and CUL4-associated factor 6 isoform X3 yields the protein MSYCGNLVWDVNKRLIGYSEPNTIRTNYLGRREFVQRLKLEATLNIHDGCVNTISWNETGEYILSGSDDTFLAITNPYKKKVKKSIRSGHRANIFSAKFMPHTNDQEIISCSGDGILYYTRTEKSAEFNRQCQFTCHYGTAYEIMTVPNDPYTFLSCGEDGTVRWFDLRTKTSCTKEDCKDDILINCRRAATSISISPLMPYYLAVGCSDSSVRIYDRRMLGTRATGNYMGRGTTGMCVRFVPAHLSNKSCRVTSLCYSEDGQEVLVSYSSDYIYLFDPKDDQARELKGPSEERREELRQPPVKRLRLRGDWSDTGPRARPESERERDGEQSPNVSLMQRMSDMLSRWFEEASEAQSSRGTRPQSRPRGTTIRPNIPVATVSAASQEISSLERSAAADALALQSSPAAAAASSPASSSAPALSSAATATPSSSTSSVERSASSLRRQTPTPGTAASETALSDSPSSVVNKQLGSMTLDEQHGGVSFSQSDDASLPPVCNPPSTSNASRSTAAEPVLSLHYSSEGTTASTIKLDFTDEWSRSTSSSPGSGGPKAFETVQSRQSVSTENPVLEPPQQSQASATTEPSSDPSCSSTHNKLTANGPPEGSSKDRSPADAPEETSGDCRRQEPTGGEGSDVVPTVTEGQGQPARGHQDSDDSDDDPILIPSTRYRGQGQRANSRGSAVGDRMIRRSAAARIQELFRRRKERREMEESETQNIRRPSVKMVYKGHRNSRTMIKESCFWGNNFVMSGSDCGHIFIWDRHTAEHLMLLEADNHVVNCLQPHPYDPILASSGIDYDIKIWSPLERSPSFNRVLADEVITRNELMLEETRNTITVPASFMLRMLASLNHIRSDRLEGDRSEGSGQENEDEH